The DNA segment CGTGGAACCGATAATAATTTGTATCTCTTAAGGAAAAGTAACCCCATCAGGAAAAACAatatatcttcatttttttatacaaaaaagtgTATATTACTTATTCATAAATGAATAAAGTGGACTAAATTAAACAAGCAGAGCTACCAGAGCTGTACTAAGTTGGAGTGGAGGAGCGTGAGGTGAGTGTCTGtctgagaaaaaaataaaaggcaaagaaacaagaaaacaaaggaaagaaaagatgtTACAGTTCCCGGCGTATATGACTCAGTACCCATTGTCGACGAGGACTATTCCGACGTCGTTTCTGCTACCCTCTCAGTGGCCTCAGCCCCAAAACGAAGAACTCCTTCTCGCCATGGAAGAGTCCGATTTCGAAGAAAAAGTGCTCTCCTCTTCGCTCCACCCTTTCTTCTTTTGTTAGCTTTGCTCATTACATTCTGACGCACAATTATTCGTTTTAAACGTTGTCGTTTAGGTCATATTCTGTCTATTATAGCTTattttgattttgcaaattgaattaaattaaagccTGTTCCTTTTTCTACCCTTTGTTGCAGGCATTTATTTGATTAGGTTTGTAATGTATCAAATGTTTGGTAATTTGGAATGTACAGAAGCATTTAGGGATTCGGTGATATGATGGTTAAACATTTCAATTTTGCCTTCCATGAATTTCTGTCAGAcaatttgaagatgatgaacaaTGATATGAACATTAGAGTGTGAATGGTCTTAACTGGGAATTCACAAATGAGAAATATTGCACATGATTTTCTGCAAATATGCTAAGCTAAACACACATATCTGaatatttccttttcttttttctatgtgCACAAATTTATGTTGTTAGCATCTCTCTCCTAAAATTCCATACCTTTGAGGAAATCAAAGTCCGGTCATcatataagaataaaatctaCCAACAAAGTTTAGCACAGAGATAGTTGAAATGTTGGATCCCTTAGGCATGTTGTCCTGACCACAGTTTGATTCTTAGTTGTGTATATGAAAAAAGCATGGTGGAGAGAGGCAAAGTCTACTTTAATGATCTCTATGTCTTAAAGGAATTAATCAAGGACTTCAAGCTAGGGGATATCCTTGGTGAATacttagtgcatgtttggaatGAATTTTGCAGTGTGGATTGTCATTCTCTCTCTACATTCATTTGAAGCAATAACAAGTAGCCTCTGAATCATTGAGGCCTGTGGAAGTGATTTTTGTAATGGATGCCGTGTGAAAATGCTATTCCAAACATGCTGTAAATTTACAcacacaaatcaaacaaaatctCCTCAAAGGAAAGCTGCCATTTTGCCACATTAGCATCTAGCTGTTTGCTTGAACTTAGCTGCATGGCTCTGATGATTTTGAACTAGTAGTCAGATATGTAAAGTAGTCTAGTCATTCACATATACTTCATAGTTCATAGTATTAAGAAAATGCTTGGATTATCCAAGACATAAGGTAGTGTTCAGTTAAGACGATTATAGTCTACAAAGTGCAGCTCAGTGCTCTTTTAATCGAACTTTCATATTATTCCTTGCCTCGTACTCATCCCTGTCAACGTTGGCATGAATCATTGCAGTGCAACGAGATCAGGAAGATGAACAGCAACCTGATTGTGATAGGGAAAACCACTAATGAAAATGATAAGGAAGACTTTGACAATGAGGCAGATGACGATGATGCTGACAATGCAGAGGAATCTGAGGGTGAAGAATTTGAGCAAGAAACTAGTTGAGGTTGCTGCACATCAACAAGAAACTGTTACTATACTTTTGGACTGCTAGGTGAAATCTTTGTATTGAGTTTTTCTTCTATTCATATTTTGGACCTACTATTGAGTATTGACTTGTCATTCATATCAACCTTTGTATTGTATCTGCTCTTTTATTatacttaataaaatatttacaaccTTTAAGTGGCATAACCAATGCTTCAAGACTAGCATGAGTTAAATTAAGATGAGATAGAGCAGGAACATAAAAACTTAATTGTTCGCCCCTTCCCCATTTCTGAGATTTTACTTCATTTTGGCCTATGTAAATGAAGAAGTGAGTGGTTAAAACTTCAACCGGTTGAAGAGTTGAAACGAAGACAAGAAAAGTACTGGGCACTTTGCCTTTCTTTGGAGGAAAAGTGACTCAAGTAGCAGTGCTTGGTAGTCCAAACTTGCTAATTCAACTGCACTGATGATCCCTTCCTTGCCTtgttaaatttttccttgtcagCTTCCACTTGATCCTGTTTTATATCCATCTTAATTTCATGAGCAACTTCGTGTATGTATTACAAATCATTTGACGACAAAACTAAGATTCGGCCAGACTACGAGAGTTGCTTGGTCACAGAACAAGGATACCCCTTCTAACAGGGTTATCTCCAACCCGACAAATACTTGGCTAGCCACAGTAAGCTTGTGTGCATATTGTATTGCAGTTTTAGGGACATGGCTTGGCTGCAAACTGCATCCCCACGATTCCACGAGTAGCCACTTCCCTTCAGTCTTATCTCTCATGCTAACAAGTTGTGTTTTTAGAGTATCTCAAAAGGTTTTTGTGCCAAATTACATGATTTCACTTATTTTCAATAGTATATATCTATAGAAACATTTGTTTAGAACTTTTAAAAGGCTTTAGTGTCACACTGCGTAGATGAATAAGTTTGCACACTCATTCCATCTTCA comes from the Glycine soja cultivar W05 chromosome 6, ASM419377v2, whole genome shotgun sequence genome and includes:
- the LOC114416412 gene encoding uncharacterized protein LOC114416412, which gives rise to MLQFPAYMTQYPLSTRTIPTSFLLPSQWPQPQNEELLLAMEESDFEEKCNEIRKMNSNLIVIGKTTNENDKEDFDNEADDDDADNAEESEGEEFEQETS